One window of Cupriavidus oxalaticus genomic DNA carries:
- a CDS encoding class I SAM-dependent methyltransferase — MTTAATPTGSVLAQRFKQRLKPFMPAWLLKFRRDGVIRRESSLYEGKSLGEIFTHVYETGAWGVAEDQSGFYSGSSSHDPKIVEPYVEAVTAYLTAMPERPSVVDMGCGDFNVGKRLRAVCGRYIGCDVVDAAIQSNRTRFADLDVDFRCVDITTDLLPPGDIVFLRQVLDHLDNARIATVLSKLGPYKVLILTEYLPQSANFTPNLDKTIGSHLRLFGAQPSGLVLTAPPFNLKVLSARILCEVPDSGGVIRTIAYRLPGR; from the coding sequence ATGACTACGGCAGCCACTCCCACAGGTTCCGTGCTGGCGCAACGATTCAAGCAACGCTTGAAGCCATTCATGCCGGCGTGGCTGCTGAAATTCCGCCGCGACGGTGTGATACGCAGGGAAAGCTCATTGTACGAAGGCAAGTCGCTGGGCGAAATCTTCACCCATGTGTACGAAACCGGCGCCTGGGGCGTGGCCGAGGACCAGTCGGGGTTCTATAGCGGCAGCAGTTCCCACGACCCGAAGATCGTCGAACCCTATGTCGAGGCGGTGACTGCGTACCTGACGGCAATGCCGGAGCGGCCGTCCGTCGTCGACATGGGCTGCGGCGACTTCAATGTCGGCAAACGCCTGCGCGCCGTGTGCGGACGCTATATCGGCTGCGACGTGGTGGACGCGGCGATCCAGTCGAACCGCACGAGGTTCGCCGATCTTGACGTCGACTTCCGCTGCGTCGACATCACGACCGACCTGCTGCCTCCTGGCGACATCGTGTTCCTGCGCCAGGTGCTGGACCATCTGGACAATGCGCGCATCGCCACCGTGCTGTCGAAGCTGGGGCCGTACAAGGTCCTGATCCTGACCGAGTACCTGCCACAAAGCGCAAACTTCACGCCCAATCTCGACAAGACGATCGGCTCGCACCTGCGCCTGTTCGGGGCGCAACCGAGCGGGCTCGTGCTGACCGCGCCGCCGTTCAATCTGAAGGTGCTGTCCGCGCGGATTCTCTGCGAAGTTCCCGACAGCGGTGGTGTCATCCGCACCATCGCGTACAGATTGCCGGGACGCTGA
- a CDS encoding ArsR/SmtB family transcription factor, whose product MDYTPGISQLAGLLADPGRAAMLWALMDGSARPAGELALIAGLSASSTSGHLARLTEGGMLAVETRGRNRYYRLAAPEIGVAIEALASASLASRPPRLRDVPVSRTAPPALRQARTCYDHLAGELAVGLFERMTHSGWLVLDAQRVELSGDGAQALAGLGIDIAAARRKRRQFACTCPDWSERKPHLGGALGAALLGSLLERGWVETTRTSRALRVTPAGQREIMRIAA is encoded by the coding sequence ATGGATTACACCCCCGGTATCAGCCAGCTGGCCGGCCTGCTCGCCGACCCCGGCCGCGCCGCCATGCTATGGGCGCTGATGGATGGCAGCGCGCGGCCCGCGGGCGAGCTGGCGCTGATCGCCGGCCTGTCGGCGTCGTCCACCAGCGGGCACCTGGCGCGGTTGACCGAGGGCGGGATGCTGGCGGTGGAGACGCGCGGGCGCAACCGGTATTACCGGCTGGCGGCGCCGGAGATTGGCGTGGCGATCGAGGCGCTGGCGTCGGCGTCGCTGGCCAGCCGGCCGCCGCGGCTGCGCGACGTGCCCGTGTCGCGCACCGCGCCGCCGGCGCTGCGGCAGGCGCGTACCTGCTACGACCACCTGGCCGGCGAACTGGCGGTGGGGTTGTTCGAGCGGATGACGCATAGCGGCTGGCTGGTGCTGGACGCGCAGCGCGTGGAGCTGAGCGGCGACGGCGCGCAGGCGCTGGCGGGACTGGGCATCGACATTGCTGCAGCGCGGCGCAAGCGGCGCCAGTTCGCCTGCACCTGCCCGGACTGGAGCGAGCGCAAACCCCACCTCGGCGGTGCGCTGGGCGCGGCGCTGCTGGGCAGCCTGCTGGAGCGCGGCTGGGTCGAGACTACGCGCACTTCGCGCGCGTTGCGCGTGACACCGGCGGGCCAACGCGAGATCATGCGCATCGCGGCATAG
- a CDS encoding phospholipase D family protein, with translation MFQTFFCHYPSDTCRQRPQPLAALPLAITLTLALAMGLTGCASLPASAQRPPSSAPAATATAADTPLGKALAPRLAQRPGESLFYPLSSGPDALAARLALARAAQRSLDLQTYILEPTGTGAAVLGDIIDAADRGVRVRMLLDDLRTGGEVDKVLSAVDSHPNIEVRLFNPFANRSLRWLEMLADFSRLDRRMHNKSMTVDNQMSVVGGRNIGDAYFSARTDMDFSDLDVLIAGPAVPQVSAVFDEYWNDESSYPVVALIPEGKEAPVEMRNLRKRLEARGDQAKASQYVQELLDSGLAKGIESGRMPAYTGKATVVSDKAAKITHQTHDDPGHATARLEKMISGAQKEVLLISPYFVPDDDGEAWLIAIAKRGIRVRILTNSFSATDVSAVHAGYAPHREALVAAGIELYELKPSAYAELAQRGKAAKGSRSRSWLSSSRASLHAKNYIVDRRLVFIGSLNMDPRSAKLNTEMGIVLDSPALAERMIKTTEDGLLDMAYRVGVRTDADGNNARLTWTTRENSQLTTYDSEPGMGALQHLGIGVLRVLPIKKEL, from the coding sequence ATGTTCCAGACTTTCTTCTGCCACTATCCGTCCGATACCTGCCGCCAGCGGCCGCAACCGCTGGCAGCGCTGCCGCTGGCGATCACGCTGACGCTGGCGCTGGCCATGGGGCTGACCGGTTGCGCAAGCCTGCCGGCATCGGCCCAGCGCCCGCCGTCCAGCGCGCCGGCCGCCACCGCCACTGCCGCGGACACGCCGCTGGGCAAGGCGCTGGCCCCGCGCCTGGCGCAGCGCCCGGGCGAGTCGCTGTTCTACCCGCTCTCGTCAGGCCCCGATGCGCTGGCTGCGCGCCTGGCGCTGGCCCGCGCGGCGCAGCGCAGCCTTGACCTGCAGACCTACATCCTCGAGCCGACCGGTACCGGCGCCGCGGTGCTGGGCGATATCATCGACGCTGCCGACCGCGGCGTGCGCGTGCGCATGCTGCTCGACGACCTGCGCACCGGCGGCGAGGTAGACAAGGTCCTGTCGGCGGTCGATTCGCATCCCAATATCGAAGTGCGCCTGTTCAACCCGTTCGCCAACCGCAGCCTGCGCTGGCTGGAAATGCTGGCGGACTTCAGCCGGCTGGACCGGCGCATGCATAACAAGTCGATGACGGTGGACAACCAGATGTCGGTGGTGGGCGGGCGCAATATCGGCGATGCCTACTTCTCCGCGCGCACCGACATGGATTTCAGCGACCTCGACGTGCTGATCGCCGGCCCGGCCGTGCCGCAGGTATCCGCGGTCTTTGACGAATACTGGAATGACGAGTCTTCCTACCCGGTGGTGGCGCTGATCCCCGAGGGCAAGGAGGCGCCAGTGGAAATGCGCAACCTGCGCAAGCGCCTCGAGGCGCGCGGCGACCAGGCCAAGGCCAGCCAGTACGTGCAGGAACTGCTCGACTCGGGCCTGGCCAAGGGCATCGAAAGCGGCCGCATGCCGGCCTACACCGGCAAGGCTACGGTGGTCTCCGACAAGGCCGCCAAGATCACCCACCAGACCCATGACGATCCCGGCCATGCCACCGCCCGGCTGGAGAAGATGATCAGCGGCGCGCAGAAGGAAGTCCTGCTGATCTCCCCATACTTCGTCCCCGACGATGACGGCGAAGCCTGGCTGATCGCGATCGCAAAGCGTGGCATCCGCGTGCGCATCCTGACCAATTCCTTCTCGGCCACCGACGTCAGCGCCGTGCACGCGGGCTATGCCCCGCACCGCGAGGCACTGGTGGCCGCCGGCATCGAGCTGTACGAACTCAAGCCCAGCGCCTATGCCGAGCTGGCGCAGCGCGGCAAGGCCGCCAAGGGTTCGCGCTCGCGCTCCTGGCTGTCGTCCAGCCGCGCCAGCCTGCACGCCAAGAACTACATCGTCGACCGGCGCCTGGTGTTCATCGGCTCCCTCAACATGGATCCGCGCTCGGCCAAATTGAACACCGAGATGGGCATCGTGCTCGACAGCCCGGCGCTGGCCGAGCGCATGATCAAGACCACCGAGGACGGCCTGCTCGACATGGCCTACCGCGTCGGCGTGCGCACCGATGCCGACGGCAACAACGCGCGGCTGACGTGGACCACGCGCGAGAACAGTCAGCTCACCACCTACGACAGCGAGCCCGGCATGGGCGCACTGCAGCATCTGGGCATCGGTGTACTGCGTGTGCTCCCGATCAAGAAAGAGTTGTAA
- a CDS encoding amino acid permease — protein sequence MSSQPSTSGAPAPTLRRTLRARHLTMIAIGGSIGTGLFVASGATIAQAGPGGALAAYILIGAMVYFLMTSLGELAAYMPVSGSFATYGARYVDEGFGFALGWNYWYNWAVTIAVELAAAQLVMLYWFPDTPGVLWSALFLGLMFALNAISVRGFGEAEYWCALVKVVTVIAFIGIGTLMIFGIMRGDMPATDGLANLTLGDAPFVGGLPALIGVAMIAGFSFQGTELIGVAAGESADPAKNIPRAVRQVFWRILLFYVLAILIIGILIPYTDPSLLKSDVQTPGVSPFTLVFRHAGLAFAAGVMNAVILTAVLSAGNSGMYASTRMLYNLATEGRAPRIFARLTRNGVPLVALLATTAVGALCFLTSLFESKSVYLWLLNLSGMTGFIAWLGIAVSHYRFRKGFVAQGHDLSRLPYRSPFFPYGPIFAFALCLIVTLGQNYQAFTSGRIDWVGVAATYIGIPIFLAIWAGYRIVRKTRFVRYAEMEFPALPAGANGVATRAAVPVPVPVPVPVPGE from the coding sequence ATGTCCAGCCAACCTTCCACTTCCGGCGCGCCAGCGCCAACGCTGCGCCGCACGCTGCGCGCCCGCCATCTCACCATGATCGCCATCGGCGGCTCGATCGGCACCGGACTGTTCGTGGCGTCGGGCGCCACCATCGCGCAGGCCGGGCCCGGCGGCGCGCTGGCCGCCTACATCCTGATCGGCGCGATGGTGTATTTCCTGATGACCAGCCTGGGCGAACTGGCCGCGTACATGCCGGTATCGGGATCGTTCGCCACCTACGGCGCGCGCTATGTCGACGAAGGCTTCGGCTTCGCGCTGGGGTGGAACTACTGGTACAACTGGGCGGTGACCATCGCGGTGGAACTGGCCGCGGCGCAGCTGGTGATGCTGTACTGGTTCCCCGACACGCCAGGCGTGCTGTGGAGTGCGCTGTTCCTCGGGCTGATGTTCGCGCTCAATGCCATCTCGGTGCGCGGCTTCGGCGAGGCCGAGTACTGGTGCGCGCTGGTCAAGGTGGTGACGGTGATCGCCTTCATCGGCATCGGCACGCTGATGATCTTCGGCATCATGCGCGGCGACATGCCGGCCACGGACGGCCTGGCCAACCTGACCCTTGGCGATGCGCCCTTCGTCGGCGGGCTGCCGGCGCTGATCGGCGTGGCCATGATTGCCGGCTTCTCATTCCAGGGCACCGAGCTGATCGGCGTGGCCGCCGGCGAATCGGCCGACCCGGCGAAGAACATCCCGCGCGCGGTGCGGCAGGTGTTCTGGCGCATCCTGCTGTTCTATGTGCTGGCGATCCTGATCATCGGCATCCTGATCCCCTACACCGACCCCAGCCTGCTCAAGAGCGACGTGCAGACCCCGGGCGTGAGCCCGTTCACGCTGGTGTTCCGCCATGCGGGCCTGGCCTTTGCCGCCGGCGTGATGAACGCGGTGATCCTGACCGCGGTGCTGTCGGCCGGCAATTCCGGCATGTACGCCTCGACCCGGATGCTGTACAACCTCGCCACCGAGGGGCGCGCGCCGCGCATCTTCGCGCGGCTGACGCGCAACGGCGTGCCGCTGGTGGCGCTGCTGGCGACCACCGCGGTGGGCGCGCTGTGCTTCCTCACCTCGCTGTTCGAAAGCAAGTCCGTGTACCTGTGGCTGCTGAACCTGTCGGGCATGACCGGCTTCATCGCGTGGCTGGGCATCGCGGTCAGCCACTACCGCTTCCGCAAGGGCTTCGTCGCGCAGGGCCATGACCTGTCGCGCCTGCCCTACCGTTCGCCATTCTTTCCCTACGGACCGATCTTCGCCTTCGCACTGTGCCTGATCGTCACGCTGGGCCAGAACTACCAGGCCTTCACCAGCGGCAGGATCGACTGGGTCGGCGTGGCCGCCACCTATATCGGCATCCCGATCTTCCTCGCGATCTGGGCGGGCTACCGCATCGTGCGCAAGACCCGCTTCGTGCGCTATGCCGAGATGGAATTCCCCGCGCTGCCGGCCGGCGCCAATGGCGTGGCTACGCGCGCCGCGGTTCCGGTTCCGGTTCCGGTTCCGGTTCCGGTTCCGGGAGAATAG
- a CDS encoding TolC family protein, with the protein MRRLLLPLGLAAVLTSPLAGVAQTPPSAIQPSPYAASADGAGVREPSGTLTLDAALALAEAGSFALSAAGKELDATEGDLTQARVIPNPELAVSMEDTRRATRSTTGQFNVPIELGGKRAARIGVAERGRELAQAELGGVRAELRAAVIARFFGVLVAQERVKLAEGSVGIASRAAQAASRRVAAGKVAPLEATRAQVEQANAELELAEATGALQSARQLLAALWGNAAPRFAQAQGDLDALPSRPAPAALETALEDSPLLAASRLLAERSRAEAAVARSRQYPDVTVSLGAKRDNEANRNMAVLGVAIPLPLFDRNQGNLYAALRRADRAQDVHAANRIRLANELQQASTQLSVSRAAAQTLQGSVLPAAEQAYAAASRGFEAGKFNFLDVLDAQRTLFQARIRYLDVLARTYDAAASIDRILGH; encoded by the coding sequence ATGCGAAGACTTTTGCTGCCGCTGGGGCTGGCGGCCGTACTGACCAGCCCGCTTGCCGGCGTCGCCCAGACGCCACCATCCGCCATCCAACCCTCGCCGTACGCCGCCAGTGCGGACGGCGCGGGCGTACGCGAGCCATCCGGCACGCTGACGCTGGACGCCGCGCTGGCGCTGGCCGAAGCCGGCAGCTTCGCGCTGTCCGCCGCCGGCAAGGAGCTGGATGCCACCGAGGGCGACCTGACGCAGGCGCGCGTGATCCCCAATCCCGAGCTGGCAGTGTCGATGGAAGACACGCGCCGCGCCACGCGCTCGACCACCGGCCAGTTCAACGTGCCGATCGAACTCGGTGGCAAGCGCGCCGCCCGCATCGGCGTGGCCGAGCGCGGCCGCGAGCTGGCGCAGGCGGAGCTGGGCGGCGTGCGCGCCGAACTCCGCGCCGCGGTGATCGCGCGCTTCTTCGGCGTGCTGGTGGCGCAGGAGCGCGTCAAGCTGGCCGAGGGCTCGGTCGGCATCGCCAGCCGCGCGGCGCAGGCTGCCTCGCGCCGAGTCGCCGCCGGCAAGGTGGCGCCGCTGGAAGCGACGCGCGCACAGGTCGAGCAGGCCAACGCCGAGCTGGAATTGGCCGAGGCCACCGGCGCGCTGCAGTCCGCACGGCAGTTGCTGGCCGCGCTGTGGGGCAATGCCGCGCCGCGCTTCGCGCAGGCACAGGGCGACCTCGACGCGTTGCCGTCGCGCCCCGCGCCCGCCGCGCTGGAAACGGCGCTGGAAGATTCGCCGTTGCTGGCCGCGAGCCGGCTCTTAGCCGAACGCAGCCGCGCCGAAGCCGCGGTGGCGCGCAGCCGCCAGTACCCCGACGTCACCGTCAGCCTCGGCGCCAAGCGCGACAACGAGGCCAACCGCAACATGGCCGTGCTGGGCGTGGCGATCCCGCTGCCGCTGTTCGACCGCAACCAGGGCAACCTGTACGCGGCGCTGCGCCGGGCCGACCGCGCGCAGGACGTGCATGCCGCCAACCGCATCCGGCTGGCCAATGAATTGCAGCAGGCGTCGACGCAGCTGTCGGTGTCGCGCGCCGCGGCCCAGACGCTGCAGGGTTCGGTGCTGCCGGCGGCGGAGCAGGCGTATGCCGCCGCTTCGCGCGGGTTCGAGGCCGGAAAATTCAATTTCCTCGACGTGCTGGACGCCCAGCGCACCCTGTTCCAGGCGCGCATCCGCTACCTGGACGTGCTGGCCCGCACCTATGACGCGGCCGCCAGCATCGATCGCATCCTCGGACACTGA
- a CDS encoding type II toxin-antitoxin system RelB/DinJ family antitoxin has protein sequence MSASTFVRARIDQQIKEEAAAVLEAMGLTVSDAVRMLLTRIALEQALPSGLITPNPATIAALKEARAGGLRKFGSVAALMADLNDEDE, from the coding sequence ATGTCCGCCTCGACTTTCGTTCGTGCCCGGATCGATCAGCAAATCAAGGAAGAGGCCGCGGCCGTGCTGGAAGCAATGGGTTTGACCGTTTCCGACGCCGTCCGCATGCTGTTGACCCGCATCGCGCTGGAGCAGGCTTTGCCTTCGGGGCTGATAACTCCGAACCCTGCAACCATTGCCGCGCTGAAAGAAGCGCGGGCCGGCGGCCTGCGCAAATTCGGGTCCGTGGCGGCGTTGATGGCGGATCTCAACGATGAGGATGAATGA
- a CDS encoding sigma-70 family RNA polymerase sigma factor: MSLDPAELQAVRPYLLRFARLQLRDEGLAEDAVSETLLAALEHPERFGGQSSLRTYLVGILKHKLIDSLRSGRREVRLALVAPEDGEVPSEQEALDALFTRNGHYQDPPSDWGDPERAFERREFFEILQLCVDRLPPRLGRLFMMREWLELDTEEICQVLQISATNAWAMLYRARMRLRACLELHWFGRRDATGKG; this comes from the coding sequence ATGAGCCTCGATCCTGCCGAACTGCAGGCTGTACGGCCCTACCTGCTGCGCTTTGCGCGCCTGCAGCTGCGCGATGAGGGGCTGGCGGAAGACGCCGTGTCGGAAACGCTGCTGGCCGCGCTGGAGCACCCGGAGCGCTTTGGCGGCCAGTCCTCGCTGCGCACCTACCTGGTCGGCATCCTCAAGCACAAGCTGATCGACAGCCTGCGCAGCGGCCGGCGCGAGGTGCGGCTGGCGCTGGTGGCGCCGGAGGACGGCGAGGTGCCGTCCGAACAGGAGGCGCTGGATGCGCTGTTCACGCGCAACGGCCACTACCAGGACCCGCCTTCCGACTGGGGCGACCCCGAGCGCGCCTTCGAGCGCCGCGAGTTCTTCGAGATCCTGCAGTTGTGCGTCGACCGGCTGCCGCCGCGGCTGGGCCGGCTGTTCATGATGCGGGAATGGCTGGAGCTGGATACCGAAGAAATCTGTCAGGTCTTGCAGATCAGCGCGACCAATGCATGGGCCATGCTGTACCGGGCCCGCATGCGGCTGCGCGCGTGCCTGGAACTGCACTGGTTCGGGCGCCGCGACGCAACCGGCAAGGGGTGA
- a CDS encoding zf-HC2 domain-containing protein: protein MPDRPARRLLPDCEEVHHLTMKGLDQPLSWVERLRMRSHLAICEACTVFSAQMRTMREAMRRMGRED from the coding sequence ATGCCCGACCGCCCCGCCCGCCGCCTGCTGCCGGACTGCGAAGAGGTTCACCACCTGACCATGAAGGGCCTGGACCAGCCCTTGTCATGGGTGGAACGGCTGCGCATGCGCAGCCACCTGGCGATCTGCGAAGCCTGCACCGTGTTCAGCGCGCAGATGCGGACCATGCGGGAGGCGATGCGGCGGATGGGGCGGGAGGATTGA
- a CDS encoding DUF6630 family protein: MATPLDDDTQDAIARFFALINLDDSAQTAAQLSMFEDALLDAEDDDTDGGELLWVVREVIDWQSGFFVDWKDCQSFIGCLNQLCERIDLEIDWGTDEPEEESFLESTSVPELMELAHNQLRVAGYTLWNWDTGGDAYAGWITRSEDDEEMLDLAEQLRFEVRPANQPY, encoded by the coding sequence ATGGCCACACCACTGGACGACGACACGCAGGACGCGATCGCGCGTTTCTTCGCCCTGATCAACCTCGACGACAGCGCGCAGACGGCGGCGCAGCTGTCGATGTTCGAAGACGCGCTGCTTGACGCCGAGGACGACGACACCGACGGCGGCGAGCTGCTGTGGGTGGTGCGCGAAGTCATCGACTGGCAATCCGGCTTCTTTGTCGACTGGAAGGACTGCCAGTCCTTTATCGGCTGCCTGAACCAGCTGTGCGAGCGCATCGACCTGGAAATCGACTGGGGCACGGACGAGCCCGAGGAAGAGTCGTTCCTGGAAAGCACCAGCGTGCCCGAGCTGATGGAGCTGGCGCACAACCAGTTGCGCGTGGCCGGCTATACGCTGTGGAACTGGGATACCGGCGGCGACGCCTACGCCGGCTGGATCACGCGTAGCGAGGATGATGAAGAGATGCTGGACCTGGCCGAGCAGTTGCGCTTCGAGGTCCGGCCCGCGAACCAGCCCTACTGA
- a CDS encoding Zn-dependent alcohol dehydrogenase translates to MKAAVLHQPKTPLVIEDVAIGKPGPREVLVRTAAVGVCHSDLHFLDGAYPYPMPAILGHEAAGVVEQVGAEVRTVRPGDHVITCLSAYCGHCEHCLTGHLSLCIEPDTRRREGEEPRLMARQGGPMNQFLNLSAFAEQMLIHEHALVAIRRDMPLDRAALIGCAVTTGMGAVIHTARVQPGESVAVIGCGGIGLATVNSAAIAGAGRIIAIDRVPAKLELARKFGATDVIDAGNADVLDAVRGLTGGGVHHAFEAIGLKQTTEQAFAMLRRGGTATVIGMIAPGVKIELKGSDFLGEKRIQGSLMGSNRFPVDMPRMVDFYMAGRLHLDQLIAQRLPLERINDAFDELRRGELARSVILFE, encoded by the coding sequence ATGAAAGCCGCCGTCCTGCATCAACCCAAGACCCCGCTCGTGATCGAAGATGTTGCCATCGGCAAGCCCGGCCCGCGCGAAGTGCTGGTGCGCACCGCTGCCGTGGGCGTGTGCCACTCTGACCTGCATTTCCTGGACGGCGCCTATCCCTACCCGATGCCGGCCATCCTGGGGCACGAGGCCGCCGGCGTGGTCGAGCAGGTTGGCGCCGAGGTGCGCACGGTCAGGCCCGGCGACCACGTCATCACCTGCCTGTCGGCGTACTGCGGCCATTGCGAGCATTGCCTGACGGGGCACCTGTCGCTGTGCATCGAGCCCGACACCCGCCGCCGCGAGGGCGAGGAGCCGCGGCTTATGGCGCGGCAGGGCGGACCCATGAACCAGTTCCTGAACCTGTCGGCCTTTGCCGAGCAGATGCTGATCCACGAGCACGCGCTGGTGGCGATCCGCCGCGACATGCCGCTGGACCGCGCCGCGCTGATCGGCTGCGCCGTCACCACGGGCATGGGCGCGGTCATCCATACCGCCAGGGTGCAGCCGGGCGAGAGCGTGGCCGTGATCGGCTGCGGCGGCATCGGCCTGGCCACGGTCAACAGTGCCGCGATTGCCGGCGCCGGCCGCATCATCGCGATCGACCGGGTGCCGGCCAAGCTGGAACTGGCGCGCAAGTTCGGCGCCACCGACGTGATCGATGCCGGCAATGCCGACGTGCTCGACGCCGTGCGCGGGCTGACCGGCGGCGGCGTGCATCACGCCTTCGAGGCCATCGGCCTGAAGCAGACCACCGAGCAGGCCTTTGCCATGCTGCGCCGCGGCGGCACCGCCACCGTGATCGGCATGATCGCGCCGGGCGTCAAGATCGAACTGAAGGGCAGCGACTTCCTCGGTGAGAAGCGCATCCAGGGCTCGCTGATGGGCTCGAACCGCTTCCCGGTCGACATGCCGCGCATGGTCGATTTCTACATGGCCGGCCGGCTGCACCTGGACCAGCTGATCGCGCAGCGCCTGCCGCTGGAGCGCATCAACGATGCCTTTGACGAACTGCGCCGGGGCGAACTGGCGCGATCGGTGATCCTGTTCGAGTAA
- the czcI gene encoding cation efflux protein, CzcI family, translating to MQRLLLIVLALILPLQFAWAGAAAYCRHEVAAAAKAHLGHHEHQHQQKGEAGQPATKADADVDKLGIADPDCGVCHVASVPFARADGPRVQASQRVELAQAPRQAGFSSHSARAPDRPQWPRLA from the coding sequence ATGCAACGCCTGCTCCTCATCGTCCTCGCGCTGATCCTGCCGCTCCAGTTCGCCTGGGCGGGAGCGGCCGCCTATTGCCGGCACGAGGTGGCAGCGGCGGCCAAGGCGCACCTGGGGCATCACGAGCACCAGCACCAGCAGAAAGGCGAGGCCGGCCAGCCCGCAACCAAGGCCGACGCTGATGTCGACAAGCTGGGCATCGCCGATCCCGACTGCGGCGTCTGCCATGTCGCCTCGGTCCCGTTCGCACGGGCCGACGGGCCGCGCGTGCAGGCCAGCCAGCGCGTTGAACTGGCGCAGGCCCCGCGGCAGGCCGGCTTCTCCTCCCACAGCGCCAGGGCGCCCGACCGCCCGCAGTGGCCCCGTCTCGCTTAG
- a CDS encoding type II toxin-antitoxin system YafQ family toxin: protein MRMNELTSQFRRDYKRELKGPYRSALQGQKNELSATIELLARDEALPARCRDHGLVGAPRACLKHSVRPPGDGRHSAIRGTGPYSPGTGTGTGTGTGTAARVATPLAPAGSAGNSISA from the coding sequence ATGAGGATGAATGAACTGACGAGCCAGTTCAGACGAGACTACAAACGCGAATTGAAAGGCCCTTACCGGTCGGCGTTGCAGGGCCAGAAAAACGAACTTTCCGCCACCATCGAATTGCTGGCGCGCGACGAGGCCTTGCCTGCACGATGCCGCGACCACGGCCTGGTCGGCGCGCCGCGCGCCTGCCTCAAGCATAGCGTGCGGCCGCCCGGGGACGGGCGGCACAGTGCCATCCGCGGGACTGGCCCCTATTCTCCCGGAACCGGAACCGGAACCGGAACCGGAACCGGAACCGCGGCGCGCGTAGCCACGCCATTGGCGCCGGCCGGCAGCGCGGGGAATTCCATCTCGGCATAG